A region from the Spirochaeta thermophila DSM 6192 genome encodes:
- a CDS encoding DUF5320 domain-containing protein encodes MPFGDRTGPAGAGPRTGRAAGYCAGFGMPGYANPWGGGGWGRGRCHRYWYHLTGLPGWARGWTAPVAPGWWTPPSPEEERKILESRAAALEREMEALKKRLDELSKGSEEA; translated from the coding sequence ATGCCTTTCGGGGATCGAACAGGACCGGCGGGAGCCGGACCCAGGACCGGTCGGGCGGCCGGATACTGTGCAGGGTTTGGCATGCCCGGCTATGCGAACCCGTGGGGTGGAGGCGGATGGGGCCGTGGCCGGTGCCACCGCTACTGGTACCACCTCACAGGGCTTCCGGGCTGGGCCAGGGGCTGGACGGCCCCGGTGGCCCCTGGATGGTGGACGCCTCCCTCTCCCGAGGAGGAGCGGAAGATCCTCGAGAGCAGGGCGGCGGCCCTGGAACGGGAGATGGAGGCCCTGAAGAAGCGGCTGGACGAGCTCTCCAAGGGATCCGAGGAAGCCTGA
- a CDS encoding NifB/NifX family molybdenum-iron cluster-binding protein, which translates to MRIAIPLERGKVASHFGGSERFCIIEVDEEGNERSYEELVPPPHEPGAFPRWLSGLGVEVVITGGIGTRALGMLRRLGVEVRTCAPSEEPRAVVRAYLGGRLPETDESCVGHHHDHHHHHHHSD; encoded by the coding sequence ATGCGTATCGCGATACCGCTCGAGAGAGGAAAGGTTGCGTCACACTTCGGTGGATCCGAACGGTTCTGCATCATCGAGGTGGACGAGGAGGGGAACGAAAGGTCGTACGAGGAACTCGTACCCCCTCCTCACGAGCCCGGTGCCTTTCCACGTTGGCTTTCAGGCTTGGGCGTGGAGGTGGTGATCACCGGTGGGATCGGCACGAGGGCCCTCGGGATGCTCCGGAGGCTGGGTGTGGAAGTGAGGACGTGCGCCCCTTCCGAGGAGCCCCGGGCGGTGGTGAGGGCGTATCTGGGGGGACGTCTGCCGGAAACGGATGAGTCCTGTGTTGGTCATCACCACGATCATCATCACCACCATCACCACTCGGACTGA
- a CDS encoding MBL fold metallo-hydrolase, whose product MEIIILVDNRAPSGLQGEHGFSALVRTGNGAVLFDTGAGRALSHNARRLGVRREEIQAVVLSHGHYDHTGGLTWWEGGGPPRIHLSPYAVQSRYSVRGGDARSVGMRDEVRAWVNSLPPERLVWITRPTQVVKGVWVTGPIPRTSHEDTGGPYFLDEEGRFPDPLPDDQALWMETEEGVVVISGCAHAGLISTLEYVLREAGVQDLRAVIGGFHLMHASRARRAYTVEHLARLGVRTVVPCHCTGEEAASSLSRRLEGRVVPGEVGLRLSF is encoded by the coding sequence ATGGAGATCATCATCCTCGTGGACAATCGGGCGCCCTCGGGGCTGCAGGGGGAGCACGGGTTCTCTGCGCTCGTGCGTACGGGGAACGGTGCGGTGCTCTTCGATACGGGTGCGGGCAGGGCCCTCTCCCATAATGCCCGGCGTCTGGGGGTGCGGAGGGAAGAGATCCAGGCGGTGGTCCTCTCTCATGGTCACTACGACCACACAGGAGGGCTCACGTGGTGGGAGGGAGGTGGTCCTCCCAGGATCCATCTTTCCCCCTATGCGGTCCAGTCTCGGTACAGTGTGAGGGGTGGGGATGCGAGGTCCGTTGGGATGCGCGATGAGGTGCGTGCGTGGGTGAACAGCCTTCCTCCCGAGCGTCTCGTGTGGATCACGAGACCGACCCAGGTGGTGAAGGGCGTGTGGGTCACGGGGCCGATTCCGCGGACTTCCCACGAAGATACCGGAGGGCCGTACTTTCTCGATGAGGAGGGACGTTTCCCCGATCCTCTGCCCGACGATCAGGCCCTGTGGATGGAGACAGAGGAAGGTGTGGTGGTGATCTCGGGATGCGCCCATGCAGGTCTCATCTCGACGCTCGAGTATGTGCTTCGGGAAGCAGGGGTACAGGATCTCAGGGCGGTGATCGGAGGGTTCCACCTCATGCACGCATCCCGGGCCCGCCGTGCCTACACCGTCGAGCACCTCGCACGGCTGGGCGTACGAACCGTGGTCCCGTGCCACTGCACCGGAGAGGAGGCGGCCTCGTCCCTCTCCCGGCGGCTCGAAGGCCGTGTGGTTCCCGGGGAGGTGGGGCTCCGCCTCTCGTTCTAG
- a CDS encoding DMT family transporter yields the protein MDRDKLVGVAAMLFSVVVWGISFVSTKIVLAAFGPMMLAFIRFAVGVVVLALLLRLQRKSLSVRRGQGALLIAGGVIGVTLYFYFENTGLLHLPASDASLIVASIPIVSLLVEAVVFRRGMGVREVVGALLSFAGVYLIVREGLRLTGRPVGYLLMAGAAASWVAYGFLSRPVLEANDRLVVVFWHFVAGTAAFLPFLPGEAQNLEAVHLGVIGHLLFLGVGCSALAYWTYQVALHRLGVAVANVFINLIPFVTVLTAMVVLGEALSPLKWVGGAVVIVSVSIALLPAKPKKGRLPGEAGPV from the coding sequence ATGGATAGGGACAAGCTCGTCGGCGTGGCGGCCATGCTCTTCTCCGTGGTGGTGTGGGGCATCTCCTTCGTCTCCACGAAGATAGTCCTTGCCGCCTTCGGCCCCATGATGCTCGCCTTCATACGGTTCGCCGTGGGTGTGGTGGTGCTCGCGCTCCTCCTCCGCCTCCAGCGGAAGTCCCTGAGCGTCCGGCGGGGGCAGGGTGCCTTGCTGATCGCCGGAGGGGTGATAGGGGTGACGCTCTACTTCTACTTCGAGAACACCGGGCTGCTCCACCTGCCGGCCTCGGATGCCTCGCTCATCGTTGCGAGCATACCCATCGTCTCTCTGCTCGTCGAGGCCGTGGTCTTTCGGCGGGGGATGGGGGTGAGGGAGGTGGTGGGGGCCCTGCTTTCCTTCGCCGGGGTGTACCTCATCGTACGCGAGGGCCTCAGGCTCACCGGCCGGCCTGTGGGCTACCTCCTCATGGCCGGCGCTGCGGCGAGCTGGGTGGCCTACGGCTTTCTCTCCCGCCCCGTGCTCGAGGCGAACGACCGCCTGGTGGTGGTTTTCTGGCACTTCGTGGCCGGGACGGCGGCCTTCCTCCCTTTTCTTCCTGGAGAGGCCCAGAACCTGGAGGCCGTGCATCTCGGGGTGATCGGTCACCTCCTCTTCCTGGGGGTGGGGTGTTCGGCCCTGGCCTACTGGACGTACCAGGTGGCCCTCCATCGGTTGGGAGTGGCGGTGGCCAATGTCTTCATCAACCTCATCCCCTTCGTCACCGTGCTCACGGCCATGGTGGTCCTCGGGGAGGCCCTCTCACCCCTCAAGTGGGTGGGAGGTGCGGTGGTGATCGTGAGTGTCTCGATCGCCCTTCTTCCCGCGAAGCCAAAGAAAGGCCGGCTCCCGGGGGAAGCCGGCCCGGTATAA
- a CDS encoding FAD-dependent oxidoreductase, with protein sequence MKYLIVGGVAGGATTAARLRRLDEQAEIVIFERGRYISYANCGLPYYVGGVIPERERLFVQTPETFRAMFNVDVRVRSEVITIDRARKEVTVRNLETGEEYRESYDKLVLSPGAEPIRPPIPGIGDERIFTLRSVDDTDAIVRFIEEKKPRRVVIVGAGFIGLEMAENFHSRELKVTIVELAPQVMNVLDFEMAAEVHQHLKTKNVAFFLGDAVSAFERTGDELRVRLKSGRTLVCDFVLLSIGVRPDSRLAKEAGLELGPRGGIKVNEYLQTSDPDIYAVGDAIEFPNPITGKSMPTYLAGPANKQGRIVANNIVEGNKYTYKGSIGTAIAKVFDLTVASTGMPEKVLKEEGIPHKAVIVHPGSHAGYYPGAQPMTIKLIFSPDDGRVLGAQIVGYEGVDKRIDLLASVIQRKGTVTELTEIEHAYAPPYSSAKDPVNIVGFVAENVLLGKSRHIHWYDILNAPQDEYFLVDVRTPEEYALGTIEGAVNIPVQQLRARIAEIPRDRKVAVFCGVGFRAYVAERILRQHGYTEVYNLSGGYKTYQHVTQKQGNEDIFEGDVIEKDDILYQRGTGRQGVLEVRRLEVDACGLQCPGPIMRLKQAIDEASPGDRIVLKATDPGFARDVEAWCSMTGHTLVSLEQERGVITAVVEKAGPHGAQEQPAPQGEGATIICFSDNLDRALAAFVLAQGAASAGKKTTMFFTFWGLNIIKKRKKPRVRKDLMGRLFSWMLPSHSGKLGLSKMNFGGIGARMMRGRMKAKKIASLEEMREAALKAGVRIVACQMSMDVMGVTKEELIDGIEIGGVATYMEAASRSTINLFI encoded by the coding sequence ATGAAATACCTCATCGTAGGCGGCGTGGCAGGGGGGGCCACCACGGCAGCGAGACTCCGCAGGCTCGACGAGCAGGCCGAGATCGTCATATTCGAGCGGGGACGGTACATCTCCTATGCGAACTGCGGACTCCCCTACTACGTCGGCGGGGTGATCCCGGAACGGGAGCGGCTCTTCGTCCAGACACCCGAGACATTCAGGGCCATGTTCAACGTGGACGTGAGGGTGCGCAGCGAGGTGATCACGATAGACCGGGCCAGGAAAGAGGTCACGGTCCGCAACCTGGAGACCGGGGAAGAGTACCGCGAGTCCTATGACAAACTGGTCCTCTCGCCGGGCGCAGAACCGATCCGCCCGCCCATTCCCGGTATCGGGGACGAGCGTATCTTCACCCTGCGATCGGTGGACGACACCGACGCCATCGTGCGTTTCATAGAAGAGAAGAAGCCCCGCAGGGTGGTGATCGTGGGGGCCGGGTTCATCGGGCTCGAGATGGCCGAGAACTTCCACTCCCGGGAGCTCAAGGTGACCATCGTGGAGCTCGCCCCCCAGGTGATGAACGTGCTCGACTTCGAGATGGCCGCCGAGGTCCACCAGCACCTCAAGACCAAGAACGTGGCCTTCTTCCTCGGCGATGCGGTGAGCGCCTTCGAACGCACCGGCGACGAGCTCCGCGTACGGCTCAAGAGCGGTCGTACCCTGGTGTGCGACTTCGTCCTCCTCTCCATCGGTGTGCGGCCCGACAGCCGGCTCGCCAAGGAGGCAGGGCTCGAGCTCGGGCCGAGAGGCGGCATCAAGGTGAACGAGTATCTCCAGACCTCCGATCCCGACATCTACGCCGTGGGCGATGCCATCGAGTTCCCCAACCCCATCACCGGCAAGTCGATGCCCACCTACCTGGCCGGTCCCGCCAACAAGCAGGGTCGTATCGTGGCCAACAACATCGTGGAGGGCAACAAGTACACCTACAAGGGGTCCATCGGCACGGCCATCGCAAAGGTCTTCGACCTCACCGTGGCCTCCACGGGCATGCCCGAGAAGGTCCTCAAGGAGGAGGGGATCCCCCACAAGGCGGTGATCGTGCATCCGGGATCCCATGCGGGCTACTATCCCGGCGCCCAGCCCATGACCATCAAGCTCATCTTCTCGCCCGATGACGGACGGGTGCTCGGCGCCCAGATCGTGGGGTACGAGGGCGTGGACAAACGGATCGACCTGCTCGCCTCGGTGATCCAGCGGAAGGGTACCGTGACGGAGCTCACCGAGATAGAGCACGCCTACGCCCCGCCCTACTCCTCGGCAAAGGATCCGGTGAACATCGTGGGGTTCGTGGCCGAGAACGTGCTCCTGGGGAAGAGCAGGCACATACACTGGTACGACATCCTCAATGCACCGCAGGACGAGTACTTCCTGGTGGACGTGCGCACGCCCGAAGAGTACGCCCTGGGCACCATCGAGGGAGCGGTGAACATCCCGGTGCAGCAGCTCCGCGCCCGTATCGCGGAGATCCCCAGGGACCGGAAGGTGGCGGTCTTCTGCGGCGTGGGCTTCCGCGCCTATGTGGCGGAGCGGATCCTCAGGCAGCACGGGTACACCGAGGTCTACAACCTCTCGGGCGGGTACAAGACCTACCAGCACGTCACACAGAAGCAGGGCAACGAGGACATCTTCGAGGGGGACGTGATAGAGAAGGACGACATCCTCTACCAGCGTGGCACGGGCCGGCAGGGTGTGCTCGAGGTGCGCAGACTCGAGGTGGATGCGTGCGGCCTCCAGTGCCCCGGGCCCATCATGCGGCTCAAGCAGGCCATCGACGAGGCCTCCCCGGGCGACCGCATCGTGCTCAAGGCCACCGATCCGGGATTCGCGCGCGACGTGGAGGCCTGGTGCTCCATGACGGGACACACGCTGGTGAGCCTGGAGCAGGAACGGGGGGTCATCACCGCAGTGGTGGAGAAGGCCGGCCCCCACGGTGCGCAGGAACAGCCTGCACCCCAGGGCGAGGGTGCCACCATCATCTGCTTCTCCGACAACCTGGACAGGGCCCTCGCCGCCTTCGTCCTCGCGCAAGGGGCTGCGAGCGCAGGCAAGAAGACCACCATGTTCTTCACCTTCTGGGGACTCAACATCATCAAGAAGCGCAAGAAACCGCGGGTGAGGAAGGACCTCATGGGGAGGCTCTTCTCCTGGATGCTCCCCTCGCACTCAGGCAAGCTCGGGCTCTCCAAGATGAACTTCGGCGGCATAGGGGCCCGGATGATGCGCGGAAGGATGAAGGCCAAGAAGATCGCCTCGCTCGAGGAGATGAGAGAGGCGGCGCTCAAGGCCGGCGTCCGGATCGTGGCGTGTCAGATGTCCATGGACGTGATGGGCGTCACCAAGGAAGAGCTCATCGACGGCATCGAGATAGGAGGGGTCGCCACCTACATGGAGGCGGCATCCAGGAGCACCATCAACCTCTTCATCTAG
- a CDS encoding NifB/NifX family molybdenum-iron cluster-binding protein: MRVAISEWNGVVAPVFDTSQRVRIFDEGSGDGEAREFSSSLPSAKVYDLLGWGVDVLICGAIWRPLEAMLEGSGVRVVSFVRGGVEEVWEAWKRGELGAGGFTMPGCRRGRGCRRRRRMWH, encoded by the coding sequence ATGCGCGTTGCGATTTCCGAGTGGAACGGAGTGGTGGCCCCGGTGTTCGATACCTCACAGAGGGTGCGGATCTTCGACGAAGGGAGCGGAGACGGGGAGGCGAGGGAATTCTCGAGTTCCCTCCCAAGTGCAAAGGTGTACGACCTTCTGGGATGGGGGGTGGACGTGCTCATCTGTGGGGCGATCTGGCGGCCCCTCGAGGCCATGCTCGAGGGCTCGGGGGTGAGGGTGGTGAGTTTCGTGCGGGGTGGGGTGGAGGAGGTGTGGGAGGCGTGGAAGCGTGGCGAGCTGGGGGCAGGGGGGTTCACGATGCCGGGGTGCAGGCGGGGGAGAGGGTGCAGACGGCGCAGACGGATGTGGCATTGA
- a CDS encoding DUF6485 family protein: protein MRTCTIDKNKARCNCTYPCSRKGICCECLAYHRSMGELPACYFPPEAEKTYNRSIEYYLKVTGRA from the coding sequence ATGCGTACCTGTACCATCGATAAGAACAAGGCCCGGTGTAACTGCACCTACCCGTGTTCGAGGAAAGGCATCTGCTGCGAGTGCCTCGCCTACCACAGAAGCATGGGCGAGCTTCCTGCCTGCTACTTCCCTCCTGAAGCGGAGAAGACCTACAACCGCTCCATCGAGTACTACCTCAAGGTCACGGGCCGGGCATAA